Proteins encoded within one genomic window of Stigmatopora argus isolate UIUO_Sarg chromosome 21, RoL_Sarg_1.0, whole genome shotgun sequence:
- the mrpl3 gene encoding large ribosomal subunit protein uL3m isoform X1: MSTWCCRVLQQRALLVRLGGAAKSSIRSGTCVRTLKSATWFDEHLTDENKQFMKDEAGEEFRQQTANKLNPLKDEPWERHEWTQGSRRVGLVAVKLGMAPLWTKNGERHVATLLQVSDCHVIKHISKEDNDGNTAALVVGGKNASPFYRSEQRMEMFMNAGVPPKQKVTTFKVSDNALIKPGTPLFAAHFRPGQYVDVTAKSIGKGFQGVMKRWGFKGQPASHGQTKTHRRPGASGPGGDPAKVFKGKKMPGQMGNVYVTAYGLKVWRVNTKHNVLYVNGSVPGHRNCLLKVRDSNLPTRLDTLRSPPFPTFFTEEEGDLPEDLYDEDIEPTIGPCVESLEVATKDLRTGRKEGKGQR, from the exons ATGTCGACGTGGTGTTGTCGTGTTCTTCAACAACGAGCTCTTCTGGTTCGTCTCGGAGGAGCAGCTAAAAG CTCCATTCGTTCGGGGACGTGTGTCAGAACTTTAAAATCCGCAACGTGGTTTGACGAGCACCTCACCGATGAAAATAAACAGTTTATGAAGGACGAAGCCGGCGAGGAATTCAGACAACAGACGGCGAACAAGCTCAACCCGCTGAAAGATGAACCGTGGGAGCGCCACGAGTGGACGCAAG GGAGCAGAAGAGTTGGTCTGGTTGCTGTGAAGTTGGGAATGGCTCCTCTGTGGACCAAAAATGGAGAAAGACATGTTGCTACGTTGTTGCAG GTTAGCGACTGCCATGTGATAAAGCACATTTCCAAAGAAGATAACGATGGAAACACCGCCGCTCTTGTCGTCGGAGGAAAAAACGCCTCGCCGTTCTAC AGATCGGAACAGCGGATGGAGATGTTCATGAATGCGGGAGTGCCTCCCAAGCAGAAAGTCACCACCTTTAAAGTTTCAGACAACGCTCTCATTAAACCAG GCACTCCTTTGTTCGCCGCGCATTTCCGTCCAGGCCAATATGTGGATGTTACTGCCAAATC CATTGGGAAAGGCTTTCAGGGGGTGATGAAGCGTTGGGGATTCAAAGGTCAGCCAGCGAGCCACGGTCAAACAAAAACCCACCGCAGACCTGGAGCTTCTGGACCAGGCGGA GATCCCGCCAAGGTTTTTAAAGGGAAGAAAATGCCGGGACAGATGGGCAACGTCTACGTCACGGCGTACGGACTCAAG GTATGGAGAGTCAATACCAAGCACAACGTTCTCTATGTAAACGGCTCGGTCCCCGGCCACAGGAACTGCTTACTGAAG GTGAGGGATAGCAATCTCCCGACCAGATTAGACACCTTGCGCAGCCCCCCGTTCCCTACTTTCTTCACCGAGGAAGAGGGCGACCTTCCCGAAGACCTCTACGACGAGGACAT AGAACCCACGATAGGACCGTGTGTAGAAAGCCTGGAAGTCGCCACAAAGGACTTAAGaacaggaaggaaggaaggaaaaggTCAAAGGTGA
- the LOC144067023 gene encoding catenin beta-1-like, whose translation MATQSDLMELDMAMGDSKVAVSQWQQQSYLDSGIQSGVTTTAPSLSGKGNPDVEEDDPSLYDWEFNPPFTPETADVEGYAMTRAQRVRAAMFPETLEEGLQIPPTQLDAAHPTAVQRLAEPSQMLKHAVVNLINYQDDAELATRAIPELTKLLNDEDQVVVNKAAVMVHQLSKKEASRHALMRSPQMVSAVVRAMQNTGDVETARCSAGTLHNLSHHREGLLAIFKSGGIPALVKMLGSPVDSVLFYAITTLHNLLLHQEGAKMAVRLAGGLQKMVALLANTNVKFLAITTDCLQILAYGNQESKLIILASGGPQALVNIMRTFTYEKLLWTTSRVLKVLSVCSSNKPAIVEAGGMQALGLHLTDPSQRLVQNCLWTLRNLSDAATKQEGMEGLLGTLVQLLGSDDINVVTCAAGILSNLTCNNYSNKLMVCQVGGIEALVRTVLRAGDREDITEPAVCALRHLTSRHQDAEMAQNAVRLHYGLPVVVKLLHPPSHWPLIKATVGLIRNLALCPANHSALREQGAIPRLVQLLVRAHQDTQRRTSMGGNQQQFVEGVRMEEIVEGCTGALHILARDIHNRIVIRGLNTIPLFVQLLYSPVENIQRVAAGVLCELAQDKEAAEAIEAEGATAPLTELLHSRNEGVATYAAAVLFRMSEDKPQDYKKRLSVELTSSLFRTEPLAWNETGDLGLDIGVQADPLAYRQDDGTYRAYPTAGYGQDTLLDPMMEGGDYHADALPDLGHHTDPLPDLGHSQDLMDSNQLAWFDTDL comes from the exons ATGGCAACCCAGT CTGATTTGATGGAGTTGGACATGGCAATGGGAGACAGTAAGGTTGCAGTGAGCCAATGGCAGCAGCAGTCTTACCTGGACTCGGGCATTCAGTCCGGAGTCACCACCACGGCTCCGTCTTTGAGCGGGAAGGGGAACCCCGACGTGGAAGAGGACGATCCGAGTTTGTACGACTGGGAGTTCAACCCGCCTTTCACTCCTGAGACCGCAG ACGTGGAAGGCTACGCCATGACCCGCGCCCAGCGTGTCCGTGCGGCCATGTTCCCCGAAACCTTGGAGGAGGGCCTCCAAATTCCGCCCACCCAACTGGACGCGGCTCACCCTACGGCGGTTCAGCGCCTGGCCGAACCTTCTCAGATGCTCAAGCACGCCGTGGTCAACCTCATAAACTACCAAGATGACGCCGAGCTAGCCACCCGCGCTATTCCCGAGCTGACCAAACTGCTCAATGACGAGGACCAG GTGGTGGTGAACAAGGCAGCGGTGATGGTCCACCAGTTGTCCAAGAAGGAAGCCTCTCGGCACGCGCTGATGCGTTCGCCGCAGATGGTTTCGGCGGTGGTTCGAGCCATGCAAAATACGGGTGATGTGGAAACGGCTCGCTGCTCGGCCGGGACCTTGCACAACCTCTCCCACCACCGGGAGGGGCTCCTCGCCATCTTCAAGTCTGGGGGGATCCCCGCTCTGGTTAAAATGCTGGG CTCACCAGTGGACAGCGTGTTGTTCTACGCCATCACCACGCTCCACAACCTCCTGCTACATCAGGAAGGAGCCAAGATGGCTGTCCGCCTGGCCGGAGGGCTGCAGAAGATGGTGGCGCTTTTGGCCAACACCAACGTCAAGTTCCTGGCCATCACAACTGACTGTCTGCAGATTCTTGCTTATGGAAATCAGGAAAGCAAG TTGATCATTCTGGCCAGCGGTGGTCCGCAGGCCCTCGTCAACATCATGAGGACCTTCACCTACGAGAAGCTGTTATGGACCACGAGCAGAGTGCTCAAGGTCCTGTCGGTCTGTTCCAGTAACAAACCCGCCATCGTCGAAGCCG GGGGCATGCAAGCCTTGGGACTGCACCTGACTGACCCCAGCCAACGTTTGGTTCAGAACTGCCTCTGGACTCTGAGGAACCTCTCGGACGCCGCCACCAAACAG GAGGGAATGGAAGGCCTGCTGGGGACGCTGGTCCAGCTGCTGGGTAGCGACGACATCAACGTGGTGACGTGCGCCGCAGGCATTCTCTCCAACCTCACCTGCAACAACTACAGCAACAAACTCATGGTTTGCCAG GTGGGAGGTATCGAGGCCCTGGTGAGGACGGTGCTAAGGGCGGGCGACAGAGAGGACATCACCGAGCCCGCCGTCTGCGCCCTGCGCCACCTGACCTCCCGCCACCAGGACGCCGAGATGGCTCAGAACGCCGTGCGCCTCCATTACGGTCTGCCCGTGGTGGTCAAACTGCTGCACCCGCCGTCCCACTGGCCGCTGATTAAGGCCACGGTGGGCCTGATCCGCAACCTGGCCCTGTGCCCGGCCAACCACAGCGCCCTCCGCGAGCAGGGGGCCATCCCGCGACTGGTCCAGTTGCTGGTCAGGGCTCATCAGGACACCCAGAGGCGCACTagcatgggaggaaaccagcagCAGTTTGTG GAAGGTGTGCGCATGGAGGAAATAGTGGAAGGTTGCACAGGAGCGCTGCACATCCTGGCGCGGGACATCCACAACAGAATTGTTATCCGAGGACTTAACACTATTCCACTTTTTGTCCAG TTGCTGTACTCTCCCGTGGAAAACATTCAGCGCGTAGCCGCCGGTGTGTTGTGCGAGCTAGCCCAAGACAAGGAGGCCGCCGAAGCCATCGAAGCGGAGGGCGCCACCGCGCCGCTCACCGAGCTCTTGCACTCTCGCAACGAGGGCGTGG CCACCTACGCCGCCGCCGTACTGTTCCGCATGTCCGAAGACAAGCCGCAAGACTACAAGAAACGCCTGTCGGTGGAGCTGACCAGCTCTTTGTTCAGAACCGAACCCCTGGCCTGGAATGAG accGGAGATCTGGGACTAGATATTGGTGTTCAGGCGGACCCACTGGCTTACAGGCAGGACG ACGGAACGTACCGGGCTTACCCCACCGCGGGCTACGGGCAGGACACCCTACTGGACCCCATGATGGAAGGGGGTGACTACCACGCGGACGCGCTGCCCGACCTGGGCCATCACACCGACCCGCTTCCGGATCTGGGTCACAGCCAGGACCTGATGGACAGCAACCAGCTGGCCTGGTTTGACACTGACCTGTAG
- the dync1li1 gene encoding cytoplasmic dynein 1 light intermediate chain 1, producing the protein MAATGRSALLSSTLTGSKTTLENQEEDDGQNLWSTILSEVSTHSRSKLPSGKNVLVMGEVGSGKTTLVAKLQGVEEYMKGRGLEYLYISVHDDDIDDHTRCNAWVLDGDLYHKGLQGIAIPLDAISDTLLLITVDMSRPWNALDSLQKWAAVAREHIDKLRVPPETLRELEHRLVKQFQEYAEPGSGDDGTPQRRNEEEESVLLPLGDNTLTHNLGIPMVVVCTKCDAISTLEKEHDYRDEHLDFIQSHIRHFCLQYGASLIYTSVKEMKNLDVLYKYLVHRLYGFPFHCPAQVVERDAVFVPSGWDNEKKIAILHENFQTIKTDDGFEDVIVKPPVRKIVHEKEIQAEDDQVFLVKLQSLLAKQPAVSVGRPVDTASRAPTGSPRTSNRSAAANVANAMPQSGQTSEGVLANFFNSLLIKKPGTGGAGPAAGSGNNTPGTVRKSGSKLGLSDVQAELDRISNRESDLDLPGANETPAADGHNT; encoded by the exons ATGGCGGCCACGGGGAGGAGTGCATTATTATCCTCCACCTTAACCGGATCCAAAACCACACTGGAGAACCAGGAGGAGGATGACGGCCAGAATTTATG GTCGACTATCTTGAGCGAAGTGTCGACCCATTCAAGATCAAAGCTACCATCTGGGAAAAATGTGCTGGTTATGG GCGAAGTTGGCTCAGGAAAGACCACGTTGGTTGCCAAGCTACAAGGCGTGGAAGAGTACATGAAAGGTCGAGGCCTAGAATACCTTTACATCAGCGTCCACGACGATGACATCGACG ACCACACCAGGTGTAACGCCTGGGTTTTAGACGGCGACCTTTACCACAAAGGTCTACAAGGAATCGCCATCCCGCTGGACGCCATCAGCGACACGTTACTGCTAATAACGGTGGACATGTCTCGACCGTGGAACGCGCTGGACTCGCTCCAGAAGTGGGCGGCCGTGGCCCGGGAACACATCGACAAACTGCGGGTGCCTCCGGAAACGCTGCGAGAGCTCGAACACCGAC TGGTCAAACAGTTCCAGGAATACGCGGAGCCCGGCAGCGGGGACGACGGGACCCCGCAAAGGAGAAACGAGGAGGAAGAGAGTGTGCTGCTGCCTTTAGGGGACAACACGCTGACCCACAATTTGGGGATTCCGATGGTAGTGGTCTGCACGAAG TGTGACGCCATCAGCACTTTGGAGAAGGAGCACGACTACAGAGACGAACACCTGGACTTTATTCAGTCCCACATTCGGCACTTTTGCCTCCAGT ATGGCGCGTCGCTTATTTACACGTCGGTGAAGGAGATGAAGAACCTGGACGTGCTGTATAAATATCTGGTCCACAGACTTTACGGCTTTCCCTTTCATTGCCCGGCGCAAGTGGTGGAAAGAGATGCGGTCTTTGT TCCTTCAGGTTGGGACAATGAAAAGAAGATAGCAATACTGCATGAAAACTTCCAGACTATAAAGACAGACGACGGGTTTGAGGATGTCATTGTCAAACCGCCGGTCAGAAAG ATTGTACACGAAAAGGAGATCCAGGCTGAAGATGATCAGGTTTTCCTGGTAAAATTGCAG tcTTTGCTTGCCAAACAACCTGCTGTTAGCGTTGGGCGACCGGTG GACACTGCGTCCAGAGCGCCGACCGGTTCACCACGAACGAGCAACCGGTCCGCGGCGGCTAACGTGGCTAACGCCATGCCACAATCGG GGCAAACCAGCGAGGGCGTTTTGGCAAACTTTTTTAACAGTCTACTGATCAAAAAACCTGGAACAGGGGGAGCAGGACCGGCGGCGGGAAGCGGGAACAACACTCCCGGAACGGTCCGCAAATCGG GCTCCAAACTTGGCCTGAGCGACGTCCAGGCCGAGCTGGATCGCATATCCAACCGAGAGTCGGACTTGGACTTGCCCGGCGCCAACGAGACCCCCGCCGCCGACGGCCACAACACATGA
- the cpne4b gene encoding copine-4, which produces MSNIYESAEATLGFISSPCLAKVELRVACRGISDRDALSKPDPCVVLKMQSHGQWFEVDRTEVIRSSSGPVFSKIFLVDYYFEEVQRLRFELHDISSGNNGLRDADFLGAMECTLGQIVSQRKLTKALLKQGNTAGKSSIMVTAEELTGNDDYVELSFSARKLDDKDFFSKSDPFLEIFRLNDDGSESLVHRTETVMNNLSPVWKSFKVSLNTLCSGHQERELKCTVWDWDSNGKHDFIGEFQTTFKEVRAEPEGKQWECINPKYQMKKKNYRNSGLVFLNHCKIIKMYSFLDYIMGGCQIQFTVAIDFTASNGDPRNSCSLHYIHPYQPNEYLKALVAVGEICQDYDSDKMFPAFGFGALIPPDFKVSHDFAVNFDEDNPECAGIQGVVEAYQNCLPKIQLYGPTNIAPIIQKVASSASEEMHTKEAMEYFILLILTDGVITDMADTREAIVHASHLPMSVIIVGVGNADFTDMQILDGDDGILRSPKGEPVLRDIVQFVPFKDFKHASPAALAKSVLAEVPNQVVDYYNAKGIKPKCMSDYETSRTFSP; this is translated from the exons ATGAGCAATATCTACGAGTCGGCGGAAGCCACGCTGGGCTTCATCAGCTCGCCGTGCCTGGCCAAAGTGGAGCTGAGAGTGGCCTGTAGGGGAATCTCCGACCGAGACGCCCTCTCCAAGCCCGACCCTTGCGTGGTCCTCAAAATGCAATCGCACGGCCAGTGGTTTGAG GTGGACCGCACGGAGGTGATCCGGAGCAGCAGCGGGCCGGTTTTCTCCAAGATCTTCCTGGTGGATTATTACTTTGAAGAAGTCCAAAGGCTGCGTTTTGAACTTCACGACATCAGTTCGGGCAACAATGGCCTCCGCGACGCCGACTTTCTCGGGGCCATGGAGTGCACTTTGGGACAG ATTGTTTCACAAAGGAAGCTCACTAAAGCGCTTCTGAAGCAAGGAAACACCGCCGGGAAGTCTTCCATCATG GTGACGGCGGAGGAGCTGACGGGTAACGACGACTACGTCGAACTCTCCTTCAGTGCTCGCAAGTTGGACGACAAG GACTTCTTCAGCAAATCCGATCCCTTCTTGGAGATCTTTCGACTCAACGACGACGGGAGCGAGTCTCTCGTGCACCGAACGGAG ACAGTGATGAACAACTTGAGCCCCGTTTGGAAGTCCTTTAAAGTTTCCTTGAATACGCTCTGCAGTGGCCATCAGGAACGGGAGCTAAAG TGCACCGTTTGGGATTGGGACTCCAACGGGAAGCACGATTTTATCGGCGAGTTTCAGACCACGTTTAAggaggtgagggcggagccagAGGGAAAGCAG TGGGAGTGCATCAACCCCAAATAccagatgaaaaagaaaaactaccGCAACTCCGGCTTGGTCTTCCTCAACCACTGTAAG ATcatcaaaatgtattcattcctGGATTACATCATGGGCGGCTGTCAAATCCAGTTCACG GTGGCGATAGACTTCACGGCGTCAAACGGGGACCCTCGAAACAGCTGCTCCCTCCATTACATCCACCCGTACCAACCCAACGAGTATCTGAAAGCTTTGGTGGCCGTGGGGGAGATCTGCCAAGACTACGACAG CGATAAAATGTTTCCCGCTTTTGGTTTTGGAGCTTTAATACCGCCAGACTTCAAG GTGTCGCATGATTTCGCTGTCAACTTTGATGAAGACAATCCGGAATGCGCCG GAATCCAAGGCGTGGTCGAGGCCTACCAGAATTGCCTTCCCAAGATCCAACTGTACGGGCCGACCAATATCGCCCCCATCATCCAGAAAGTAGCCTCGTCCGCCTCTGAGGAGATGCACACCAAAGAGGCCATG GAATATttcatcctcctcatcctcaccgACGGGGTCATCACCGACATGGCCGACACACGGGAGGCCATCGTGCACGCCTCCCACCTCCCCATGTCGGTCATCATCGTGGGCGTGGGCAACGCCGACTTCACCGACATGCAGATATTGGACGGCGACGACGGCATCCTGCGCTCCCCCAAGGGCGAGCCCGTCCTACGCGATATCGTTCAGTTCGTCCCCTTCAAGGATTTCAAACAC GCGTCCCCGGCCGCCCTGGCGAAAAGCGTCCTGGCGGAAGTCCCCAACCAGGTGGTGGATTACTACAACGCTAAAGGCATCAAACCCAAGTGCATGTCGGACTACGAGACCAGCAGGACCTTCAGTCCCTGA
- the mrpl3 gene encoding large ribosomal subunit protein uL3m isoform X2, translated as MSTWCCRVLQQRALLVRLGGAAKSSIRSGTCVRTLKSATWFDEHLTDENKQFMKDEAGEEFRQQTANKLNPLKDEPWERHEWTQGSRRVGLVAVKLGMAPLWTKNGERHVATLLQVSDCHVIKHISKEDNDGNTAALVVGGKNASPFYRSEQRMEMFMNAGVPPKQKVTTFKVSDNALIKPGTPLFAAHFRPGQYVDVTAKSIGKGFQGVMKRWGFKGQPASHGQTKTHRRPGASGPGGDPAKVFKGKKMPGQMGNVYVTAYGLKVWRVNTKHNVLYVNGSVPGHRNCLLKVRDSNLPTRLDTLRSPPFPTFFTEEEGDLPEDLYDEDMFVHTEESLSLT; from the exons ATGTCGACGTGGTGTTGTCGTGTTCTTCAACAACGAGCTCTTCTGGTTCGTCTCGGAGGAGCAGCTAAAAG CTCCATTCGTTCGGGGACGTGTGTCAGAACTTTAAAATCCGCAACGTGGTTTGACGAGCACCTCACCGATGAAAATAAACAGTTTATGAAGGACGAAGCCGGCGAGGAATTCAGACAACAGACGGCGAACAAGCTCAACCCGCTGAAAGATGAACCGTGGGAGCGCCACGAGTGGACGCAAG GGAGCAGAAGAGTTGGTCTGGTTGCTGTGAAGTTGGGAATGGCTCCTCTGTGGACCAAAAATGGAGAAAGACATGTTGCTACGTTGTTGCAG GTTAGCGACTGCCATGTGATAAAGCACATTTCCAAAGAAGATAACGATGGAAACACCGCCGCTCTTGTCGTCGGAGGAAAAAACGCCTCGCCGTTCTAC AGATCGGAACAGCGGATGGAGATGTTCATGAATGCGGGAGTGCCTCCCAAGCAGAAAGTCACCACCTTTAAAGTTTCAGACAACGCTCTCATTAAACCAG GCACTCCTTTGTTCGCCGCGCATTTCCGTCCAGGCCAATATGTGGATGTTACTGCCAAATC CATTGGGAAAGGCTTTCAGGGGGTGATGAAGCGTTGGGGATTCAAAGGTCAGCCAGCGAGCCACGGTCAAACAAAAACCCACCGCAGACCTGGAGCTTCTGGACCAGGCGGA GATCCCGCCAAGGTTTTTAAAGGGAAGAAAATGCCGGGACAGATGGGCAACGTCTACGTCACGGCGTACGGACTCAAG GTATGGAGAGTCAATACCAAGCACAACGTTCTCTATGTAAACGGCTCGGTCCCCGGCCACAGGAACTGCTTACTGAAG GTGAGGGATAGCAATCTCCCGACCAGATTAGACACCTTGCGCAGCCCCCCGTTCCCTACTTTCTTCACCGAGGAAGAGGGCGACCTTCCCGAAGACCTCTACGACGAGGACATGTTCGTTCACACGGAGGAGTCATTATCTCTCACCTGA